In Sebaldella termitidis ATCC 33386, one DNA window encodes the following:
- a CDS encoding lipocalin family protein yields the protein MRFFRADYDVLYADSVYQYAAAGGNRGNYPWVLNRKDSLEEEIYN from the coding sequence ATCCGTTTTTTTAGAGCTGATTATGACGTATTATATGCAGATAGTGTTTATCAATATGCAGCAGCGGGCGGAAACAGGGGAAATTACCCTTGGGTATTAAACCGGAAAGATAGCTTAGAGGAAGAAATATATAATTAA